The nucleotide sequence CCTGTCCAGAATCCGCCCGTGCAGAATCCGCCCGTGGTGGGTGGCGGCAATGTCGCGCCGCTGCCGGTCGCGGCCGTGCAGATCCCGACAGCCATCTCCAGCAATGGCAGCGACGTCGTCGGCGGCCTGCAGCTCGGGTGCGACTATGAGGTCGACCGTATCGTCGTCGGCATTCAGGCGATGGCCGATCTCGGCAACATCAACGTGACCAATCCGCTGGCGCCGGGGCTTTCGTTGAGCACGCGCACCAGCAACCTCTATACGGCCACGGTGCGCGCCGGCTATCTGGTGACGCCGGAGATCCTCGCTTATGTCCGCGGCGGCGCGGCGTGGACGCGCACCGGCGTCACCGTCACCAACACCGCCACCGGACAGTCCTCCACCGTTGCCTTCAACCGCAGCGGCTGGACGGTCGGCGCCGGCGTCGAGTGGATGTTCGCCCGCAACTGGTCGGCCTTCGCCGAATATGACTACGCCGATTTCGGCACCGCGACCGGCGTGCTGCCGGGCGGGGCTGCGATCACCGGCGGGCCGAACGTGGTCAGCCAGAAGACGCAGCTCCACACCGCGATGATCGGCGTGAATTACCGGTTCGAAATGCTGTCGCGCGGCGGACGCTGAGGGACGGATCGAACATCATCCTGTAAGGCAAGAGGCCGCCCGGTGATCCCGGGCGGCCTTTTTGTGTCGCGTGCGCCGTCTGGTATTGAACGTTTCGGCGGCGCGCAGGGACAAAAAGGTCCTATCGTCGAAGGCAACGTCGACGATGTCGCGTGCAGGACCACGGAGAACCGGATGAAGATCGTCTCACATGCGCTGCTGGCCGGCTGCGCGCTCCTGCTCGCGATCTCAGGCGCCCGCGCGCAGGCGCCGCTCGTGGACGAGGCGGCGGCGCCGAGCGAGCCGTATCAGGGTCCGTTCGCCTATGACGAGGAGCAGATCGTGGTGGCGCGGTCGCCGGCCGAGGCGGTGTCGTTCGATCTGCCGCCGGGCCTCGCCTTGCGCGACTATGAGGCGTCGCCGACCGGCACCGAAGTCGCCGTCATCGTCGAGGACGCGTCACGGCGCCAGCAGGTGGCGTTCTGGGCATTCGGCCGCGACGGCTTCTCCCGCCGCATCGATGTGCCCGCGCAGACCCGGCTCGCCTCGCTCACCTGGCACCCCCAGGGCAAGGCGGTGTTCCTGCTCGCGACCAGCGATCGCGGATCGCAGATCCTCAAGCTCGATGCCAAGGCGGCGAGCTTCACGGCGCAGACGGTGTATTCCAGCGCGGCGTCGTTGCGGCGGCTCGTCGTCGGGCCGCGGCCCTATGAGGTGAACGGCGAGAAGGCGCCGGTGCTGCGGCTGTTCTTCGGCGAGAAGCTTGCCAGCGGCGCCTATGCGCTGCGCACGGTCACCGAGACCGGCAAGGGTCTCTATACGGTGGTCGGGCCGCAGCGCGATGCCGGCAAGAAGGAGGACGAGGAGACGCCGAACACGACCATCGCGCCGTCGGCGCTGCCGCTGCAATTCCATCCCGCCGGCAATCAGCTGGTCTGGGAGGATGGCAAGAAGTGCCTGCACAAGCTGAGCTACGGTGTTGACAATTGGGGCAAGAGCGCGCCGTTCGGCCGCGACTGCGGCCATACGCTGACCTACACGCCGAACGGCATCGCCACGATCGACTGGCAGGCAGGGCAGCCCGGCATCCGCATCAAGGGCCTGATCGACGGCTCCGACCAGCCGGCGCTCGGCGACTACAAGCTCGACTCCGTGCCGTCGCAGATGCCGGACGGACGCGGCGTCATCGCACTGACGGCGAATGGTCCGACCAAGACCCTGCGCTATCTGCCGATCTCGGTGCCGCTCGCCGATGTCGCCAATGCCTGGATGTACATGGAGAGCGCGGCCGACCAGCAGGCCTTCCTGCGCGACCGCGGCCTGTTCCGCAAGCTGCCGGAGCTGGACCAGCTGTTCAAGCTCTACGACACCGAATCCTATCAATGCGGCGCGCCCGACACGCGGGTGCCGACGCGGCCTTATTTCGTCACCACCGATTTGTTCTGGGAATTGTACAGCGCCGCCTTCGACGGCCTGTTCATCATCCTCGAGCGCGAGCAGGCGGCGCCTGCCTTCGCGCGCTTCGTCGCCGCGGCCGATGCCGAGCTTGCCAGGCGCCATCCGGGCAGCCGCATGGCCAAGGCGTTCGCCGCGGCGCATGCCGTGCTCGAAGGCCGCAGCGAATCGAATGCGGAAGCGCGCCTGATCGTCGCAGCCAGCGGCTCCGCGCAGTCGCTGGCGCTGCAGGCGCCACTGGACTTCGCGCAGTTCAAGCCGCGCGGGCACTACACCACCGATGCGCAGAAGCACTATTTCGGCGCAGTGCGCTATCTCAGCGCGCTGCCGCTGTCGGCCGAGGACACCGCGATGCTGCGCGGTCTCGATGCGGCCGTGGCTAAGGCCGCGACCGATTGGATCGCCGTCTATCGGCCGTTCATCGCCTCGTCGCGGCTCGACCTCGTCTGGGGCGGCGCCGCCTCGACCATCGCCTCGCACCCGGATAACAGCGGCACGCGGCTGTTTCCGTTGTCCTGGGGCTGGGACAATGAGGCGCTCGACAATGTCGTCGATCATGCCGAGCGGCCGGACGCCGAGCGCATCACGTCCCGCGACGGCGGCTCGCGCCTGTTGCCGTCGGGCCTCGATTTCGCGGCCATCGCGGGCAACCGGCTGGCAGGCGAGCTGCTCAGCCGCGACATCGCCACCTATCCCAATCTCGGCAACCGCATCGCGGCCGTGCGGCAGCGCTTCGCGGCCGCCGGAGGCAAGTCGCGCAGCGGCCTGTACGATTCCTGGATCGCGGCGCTGGCCACGCAATGGGCCGACAGCACCACGTCGTCGGCCGTCGCGGGCCCGGTGTGGAACGCCAAGCGTCTGCAAACGGGTCTCGCCTCATGGGCGACGCTGCGCCACGCCACCGTGCTGGTCAACGACAAGACCGTCGCCGAATGCGGCGAGGGCGGTTTCGAGGCGATCGTGATGCAGCCGCCGCGTGGCTATGTCGAGCCAGATCCCGCAAGCTTCGCGGCGATCGCCGATCTGTTCGAGGCGACCATCGCGATGGTGCGGGACAGCCGGAGCCTCGCGGCCGATGCCGCGGCGAATGCACGGCTGCGCGACGGCATCATCCGGCGCCTGACCGAGTCGCGCGACACCATCCGCAAATATCAGGGGATCGCCGAGAAGGAGCTAAAGGGCGCGGCGCTCAGCGCCGAGGACTACAAGCTGATCCAATATGTCGGCCGCGCCGCCGAGCACAATTTCCTGATCTTCTCCAGCCTGTCGAACCCGCAATATGCATTGTCCAACCCAGATCCGATGATGAAGGTGGTCGACGTCGCCGATGCGCCCTCGGGAACGCGCGAGCTCGGCGTCGGCCGGCCGCTGGAATGGGACCAGATCGTGCCGCACAACGGCCGCGCGCAGATCGTCAAGGGCGGTGTCTATTCCTACTACGAGTTTGCCTCGCCGCAGCCGATCGATGATGCCCAGTGGCGCAAGATGGTCGATGCGCAGCCGCGGCCGGACTGGGTGTCGCGGCATCTCTCGGCGAACGTGCTGTCGTGTCCGGCGCGTCAGCCGTGATGCGGAGCGTGCTGGCGCTGCTGCTCACGCTGTCCGGCGTGGTAGCGGCAGAGGCGGCGGAGCCTGACGCGGCGCGGCTGCTGTTCACCGGCGACATCATGTTGTCGCGGCAGGTGGCGCGGGAGATCGACGCCCGCCGCGGCCTGTCGCCCTGGCATGGCCTGCGCGACGTGCTCCGGCGCGCCGATGTCGTGGTCGGCAATTTTGAGGGCACGGTTGGCGCGAGTGAGGCGTGTGATGCGCCGAAGGAGCTGTGCTTCGCGGTCGAGCCGCAGTTGGTGCCGCTGCTCAAGGATGCCGGCTTCACGGCGCTCGGCATCGCCAATAATCATTCCGGCGATCTCGGCGCCGCCGGGCGCAAGGCGACGCGCGAGGCGCTGCAGGCGGCCGGGCTCGGCGCCATCGGCTCGGCGGAGTCTCCGGCGTTCGTGAAGGTCCGCGGTCGCACGCTGGCGCTGATCAGCCTCAATCTCGTGCCGGGCCGCGACGGCCAGATGGATCGGATCCCGTCCTGGCAGGCGGCGCAGAAGCTGCGGCTGGCGCGCGCGCTGGCGGATTGGGTGATCGTCTCGGTGCATTGGGGCAAGGAGCTCGCCGACTGGGTCGTGCCCGAGCAGGAGGCGGCTGCGACATGGCTGGTCGCGCAAGGTGCCGACCTCATCACCGGCGCGCATCCGCATGTGGTGCAGCCGCCCGCCTGCGTCGACGGCAAGCCGGTGTTCTACTCGCTCGGCAATCACGTGTTCGATCAGAAATATCCGCAGACCAAGCGCGGCCTGATCGCGGATTGCGAGATCAAGGACGATCGGTTGATCTGCAGCGGCCTGCCGACCAGGACCCCTGATGGCTCGGCCTATCCCGCCTGGACGGCGGAGCAGGACCAGCCGCAGGCAACCCTCGCGCAATGCTCCGTCAAGCCGAGTGCGCCGTTGCGCGTGGCGGGCCAAGCCATCAGTCCCTGGATCCGCGACGGCGAGATCGCCTCGGACCGTCTCGTGCTCGAAGGTCGCGCCGAGGCGAGCCGCTGGCGCACGCCGCCGCGTGCCCTGCTGTCAGCAGAAGCGGGGCGTCTCGTTGCCGACCAGCCGCCGCTGCTGTTCACGCTGGAGCGTCATGCCTCGCCGATCGACGGCGAGGACGGCCCGCGTCCCTATGTCTATGAGGTCACGCCGCATGGCCTGGTGGCGAAGTGGCGTGGCTCGGCGCTGGCCTGGCCGCTGCTCGATGCGGTGCTGATCGCCGATGCTGCCGGGCAGTCCTATCTCTGCGCCCTGCATCGCGGCGATTCCTTCATCATGCTGGACACGGCGACGCCATCAGCGACGCGAACGCAGGTCTATGCCTGGAACGGCTTCGGCTTCACCGGCGTGAGCGATGACACGCTCGCCGCGCGTTGCGCAGGGCGTTTCGACCCTCGGCGGCTGAGCGAATAGTTCGACGGCGCGTCACGCGCCGGCTTTGCCGTCGTCGAGCAGCTTGGCCACGCGCCGGAGCGCGAGCTGATAGCCCTGGGTGCCGAAGCCGGCGATGACGCCGTCGGCGCGCTTGGAGACGAACGAGTGGTGGCGGAATTCCTCGCGCTTGTGCACGTTGGAAATGTGCACCTCGATGACCGCACCATCGAACGTGTTCAGCGCGTCGAGGATCGCGACCGATGTGTGGGTGAACGCGGCAGGATTGATGACGATGGCGGCGGCGATCTCGCGCGCCTCGTGAATCCAGTCGATCAGCTCATATTCCCGGTTCGACTGATGGAAGCGGATCTCCAGTCCGAGCTCGGTTGCGAGCGCCCGGCAGTCCCGCTCCACATCGGCCAGCGTCTCATGGCCGTAGATCTCAGGCTGGCGCTTGCCCAGCAGGTTCAGGTTGGGGCCATTGAGAACGTAGACGAGGCGGCTCATGCGAGAACTCCAATCGGCGATGCGCAGGACCTTTGCCGCCTGCAGCTTAAGGGCGGGTTTCGGATTGCGCGATCGCGCTGGGGCGGACAATCGCACCAAATGGGGGCCGTCTGCCAGCATCTTTCGGGGGCAGGGGATAGGTCGTCCACCTCTGGGTGTCTCCCGAACGCATGAGCCCCGCCGATGGGCGGGGCTCTGGTTAGGCTCCGGTCAGAGAGTCTGGTCGTCCGCCGGGCGCGATGGCTCAGCTGGCGCGGACGGAGCCGAGGAACTTGCTCACCTCGTCCTTGAGCCGGCCGCTGTCCCGCGATAGCAGCTTCGCGGCCGACAGCACCTCCGACGAGGCGGTGCCGGTCTGCGTCGCGCCACGTTGCACATCGGTGATGTTCGACGAGACCTGCTGCGTGCCCTGGGCGGCCTGCTGCACGTTGCGGGAGATTTCCTGGGTCGCGGCGCCCTGTTCCTCGACCGCGGCGGCGATCGTCGCGGAAATCTCCGACAGCCGCTCGATCGTGTCACTGATCTCGCGGATGGCGGCGACCGATTCCTGCGTCGCGGTCTGAATACCGGCGATCTGCTGGCCGATGTCGCCGGTCGCCTTCGCCGTCTGCTCGGCCAGCGCCTTGACCTCGGTCGCGACCACGGCGAAGCCGCGTCCGGCGTCGCCGGCGCGGGCCGCCTCGATCGTCGCGTTGAGCGCGAGCAGATTGGTCTGGCCGGCGATGCTGTTGATCAGCTCGACGACGTCGCCGATCCGCGCCGCGGCCTTGGAGAGCTCGCCGACGCGGCCCGTGGTGCTCCGCGCCTGGGTCACCGCCTCATTCGCCATCTGCGCGGATTGCTGCACCCGGCGGCTGATCTCGGTGACCGACGACGCCATCTCCTCGGTCGCCGACGCCACCGATTGCACGTTGGTCGACGCCTGCTCCGAGGCGACGGCGACGGTCGTGGCGAGCTTCTCGGCCTGGTCCGCGGTCGTTGTCAGCGTGACCGCCGACGTCTCGAGCGTGCGCGAGGCGGTCGAGACCGTCTCGACGATGCCGCCCACCGAGGCCTCGAACTGGTCCGCCATCACGTTCATGGCTCGCCGGCGCTCCGCATCCGCGGCCGCCTGATCCTCCGCACGCTGGGCGATGCTGCGCTTGAGGTCGCCCTGCATCGCCTTCAGCGATGTCGCGAGCGCGCCGACCTCGTCGGCCTGCTCGATCGTCAGGCTCTGGTTGAAATCGCCCTTCGCGATGCCGTCGGCGAAGACAGCGCAATCCTGGATCGGACGGGCGATGCTGCGCGCCGCCACGGCGATCAGGAAGATCGCGAGCGCGGTGATTGCGACGCCGACGCCGAGCTGCCAGATCGTGTTGGTGGTCGAGCGGCCGCTCAGCGACGCGTCGAGCTGCTCCGCCGCGGCCAGCACGACATGGCGTGGGATCGAGATCACGACCGACCACGGCGTGTCGGTAAGGCCGAGGCGGATGGGCGCGTAGATGTCGATGTTGGCGACGTTGGGATCGTCCTGAACCGTTCCCTTGCCGCTGCGGACGATGGCGGTGCTGTCGGTCCAGCGCGGATCGGCGGATGTCGCGGCCTTGCCGATGACGTCGTGATCGGCGCTGTCGGCGACGACCAGGCCGGTGTCGTTGAGGATCACGACCTTGCCCTTGCCGCCGAACAGCGAGGCGTTCATCTTGGTCGCGAGCGTCTGGACGAAGTCGAGATTGTAGTCGGCACCAGCGAGGCCACGGAATTTGCCGTCGATCATCACTGGCACGGACATCGTGGCCAGGAACACCGGCTTGCCCTGGACGATGTAGGGCAGCGGCCCGAGGATGTTCTCCTTACCCGTGCTGCTCGGGTTGATGTACCAGGCGCCCTTCACGAGACCGTTTGGATGACGCTCGCTGCTGTCATATTCGACCAGCGGCTGGACCGCGATCGCGCCGCCGGCGCTGCGCGTCCAGTAGGGCAGGAAGCGGCCGGTCTGATCGGAGCCGGCCTCCTTGCGTCCCTTGAAGGCCGCGTCATTGCTGTCGAGCGCGCCGGGCTCCCAGGCGGAGTAGGTGCCGTTGAACGCCGGATTGAGCTCCAGCACGCGCCGCAGGACGGCGTTGAGCTGGGTGCGGCGCGAGGCCACGTCGATGCCGTTCTTGTCGTCCGCCAGCACCGCGAAGGAATGCGCCATGGTGCGGGCGGCATCGAAGCCGACCTCCAGCTCGGCCTTGATGACGTTGGCCTCGGCGGCCGCCCGGTTCATCAGGCTTTCCTTGGTCTGGTGGTCGACCAGCTGCATCACCTCACGGTTGACGAACTGATTCATGCTCTGTGTCGAGAACAGGCCGTAGCCGATCAGGACGATGCAGGTGAGGACGAGGCAGACGCCCGCGATCAGGGCGATCTTGGTCTGGATGGAGCGGATGGCCGCAAAGGATGTCAGTCGCATGGTTCTCTCTCTCGATGTCCGTCGCGCGACCGAAGTCTCGGCGCGTGCGTTGGGCGCATGCGGGAACCATGGGGAACCGGGATTAACGCGTTTTGAGGAATGGCGCACACAGACTGGCCCGCCCTTCGTTTCGCGCCCACTTGTGTCGCAGCCTTGCGACACCCGGTAATTGTCCGGAAACGCGGAGATTGCCGCTGGCTTCGCGATACACGCAAACGGGGTGGCCGCTGCTCCATGCGTCTTGCGGCGAATCGTTCGCGAGACTGGCCTGCGGCGTCTTGCTTGACCTCTGTCAAACAGCGGTGCTGTATTTGGCCTAACATGACGTCAAAGAAGACTGCGGCTGGGGAGAAGGCCAGGAGGAGTGACATGCGGCGCTCGCCCGGGAGTGCGCATTCCGATCGCGTGCTGGATGTTGTCGCCAAAGGCGACCCCAATGGCGATCACAAGAGCGATCTCAAGGACGATGCCACTGCCAGCCCTGCCGTCTCGGCGCTGGCGGCCTCATGGCGCCGCTCCGGCCATCTCCACGCGCTCGATCCTGCGACCCATGCACCGTCCCGCCGTCTGACGGCTACCGAGATCACTGTGGCGCGCGAGCGCCTGGGGCGGCTGCTCGCGATCGCGCAAGCGAGCCTCGACCGGCTGTTTCTCGCCGTCGGCGGCGTCGGCTGCTCGGTGCTCTTGGCCGATGCCGAGGGCACTGTGCTCGACCGGCGCGGGGCCCGCGGGGACGATTCGACATTCGAGGCCTGGGGATTGTGGACCGGGGCTGTGTGGAGCGAGCGGCACGAGGGCACCAACGCGATCGGCACCTGTCTGGTCGAGAAGCGGCCGCTGACCATCGATCGCGGCCAGCACTACCTCACCCGCAATTCCCGGCTGTTCTGCACCACCGCGCCGATTTTCGACGAGCATGGCCAGCTCAGGGCGGCACTGGACGTGTCGTCATGCCGGACGGATCTCACCGAAGGTTTTGGCCGCCTGATCGCGACCACGGTGGCCGATGCCGCGCGCCTGATCGAGGCCGAGAACTTCCGCCAGGCGTTTCCACAGGCGCGCATCGTGCTGACGCCGGAGAGCGAGCGCGAGATCAACTCGCTGCTGGCGGTGGACAGCAACGATCTCGTGGTCGGTGCCACGCGCGCGGCGCGTCGGGCGCTGGGCTTGTCTCCGTCGGCGCTGGCGCGCCCGGTGCCGGCAAGCGACCTCATCAAGGGCGGGCACAGCCAGGGCGATGATATCGATGCCGCCGAGCGCGCCGTGCTGAAGCGCGCGCTTGCGCGCGCCGGCGGCAATATCTCGAAGGCCGCCAAGGAACTCGACATGTCCCGCGCCACCCTGCACCGGAAGATGAAGCGGCTCGGGCTGGAGCGCTGAGCGCGACTTCGCAAGTCGAGTTGTCGCAGAACTGCGACACTTCCGGCGACGCACCGCTGCCGGCCACTGGTCTCATGCACACGTTTGACCGACGCTCTCCTCAACGCCGTGTGCATCGGCGTGATGGGAGAGACAAATGACCAAGGTTGACGTCCATGCGGCGCTCAAGCCGCCTTTCGCTGCGCGTTACGACAACTTCATCGGTGGCGCCTGGAAGGCCCCGAACGCGGGCAAATATTTCGACAACATCTCGCCGATCACCGGCCAGCCGGTGTGCCAGATCGCGCGCTCCGATGCGTCCGACATCGAGGCCGCACTCGATGCGGCGCATGCCGCCAAGGATGGCTGGGCGCGCACCAGCGTCACCGAGCGGGCGCTGGTCCTCAACAAGATCGCCGATCGCATGGAGGCCAATCTCGCCAAGCTGGCGCTCGCCGAGACCTGGGACAATGGCAAGCCGATCCGCGAGACCACCGCCGCCGACATCCCGCTCGCGATCGATCATTTCCGCTACTTTGCCGGCGTGATCCGCGCCCAGGAAGGCTCGATCGCCGAGATCGATCACGACACCATCGCCTATCACTTCCACGAGCCGCTCGGCGTCGTCGGCCAGATCATTCCCTGGAACTTCCCGATCCTGATGGCGGCGTGGAAGCTCGCGCCCGCGCTCGCGGCCGGCAACTGCGTCGTGATGAAGCCGGCGGAGCAGACCCCGGCCTCGATCATGGTCTGGATGGAGCTGATCGGCGACTTGCTTCCGGCCGGCGTGCTCAACGTCGTCAACGGCTTCGGCCTCGAGGCCGGCAAGCCGCTGGCCTCATCGCCGCGCATCGCCAAGATCGCCTTCACCGGCGAGACCTCGACGGGCCGGCTGATCATGCAATACGCCTCGCAGAACCTGATCCCGGTAACGCTCGAGCTCGGCGGCAAGTCGCCGAACATCTTCTTCAAGGATGTCTGCGCCGAGGATGACGACTTCCTCGACAAGGCGATCGAAGGCTTCGTGATGTTCGCGCTCAACCAGGGCGAGGTCTGCACTTGCCCGAGCCGTGCGCTCATTCATGAATCGATCTACGAACGCTTCATGGAGCGCGCCTTGAAGCGCGTCGGCGCGATCGTGCAGGGCAGCCCGCTCGATCCGGCCACCATGATCGGCGCGCAGGCCTCGTCCGAGCAGCTCAACAAGATCCTGTCCTACATCGACATCGGCAGGAACGAGGGCGCGCAGCTGCTGATCGGCGGCGAGCGGAACGTGCTCGGCGGCGACCTCGCCGGTGGCTACTATGTCAAGCCGACGGTGTTCAAGGGCCACAACAAGATGCGCGTGTTCCAGGAGGAGATCTTCGGGCCCGTCGTCTCGGTCACGACCTTCAAGACCGAGGAGGAGGCCTTGGCGATCGCCAACGACACGCTTTACGGCCTGGGCGCTGGCGTGTGGAGCCGCGACGCCAACACTTGCTACCGCTTCGGTCGCGCGATCCAGGCCGGACGCGTCTGGACCAACTGCTATCACGCCTATCCGGCGCACGCAGCGTTCGGCGGCTACAAGCAGTCGGGCGTCGGACGCGAGACCCACAAGGTGATGCTGGACCACTATCAGCAGACCAAGAACATGCTGGTCAGCTATAGCCCGAAGAAGCTCGGCTTCTTCTAAAGGCTGAGAGCGGGCCGGTCGGGCATCCTCGCCCCGATCGGCCGGTGCGCCGGCCCATGTCAATGGGACGCTATCGCATTCGACGAGCGCAGTTTTGTGCTCGTCTGTGCCTACGTCGTCATGCCCGGGACAAGCCCGGGCATGACGGAGTAACTAACGGGCAGGATCGTTCGCTGGAACAGATCTGCATTTCCAAATGCGATCGCCCTGCATGTTGATCGGGCGCGTTTTGGCTTTCGACCCGTTAGTTCAGTTGCGCCAGCAGAGCCTCGCGTGCTTCGGAAATGCGCCGGTAGAGCTCGTTGCTGCCGCCGGCATCGGGATGCGCTGATTTGGCGAGCCTCCGGAAGCCCGCGTTGATCTCCGTCGCCGTCAGGCGGCCCTGCAACGGCAGCTCGAGCAGCGCGCGATGGGCCTCGTCATCCTCGTCCCGCGTGAACAGATCCAGCAGCGCGCGCCGTGCCGCCCGCGCCGCGATACGCAAGCCGTCCTGATCCTCGCGCCAGCGCTGCTGCGACATCACCAGGCAGGCGCCGAATGCAATGCGGCCCTCGGCTTCCAGCGCGTCGAGGCTGAACGGACCGACGACCTCATAGGGCGGCGCGAGCGAGACGAGCCGTCCCGTCGCGCCATCGCTGACGGGGCCAAGCCGGACCGTATCGACGATCCCCATCGACCCGTTCCAGATCACCCAGTCCACGGCACTCGTCATGCGGCCACTCGTCTTCATGCAGCGTTCGGCTGCCGCGCGCCTTTCTCTCGCGTGCCGGTCAGGCCGGCGCCCGCGGGAGCTTGACCGGTCCGACATCCACTTGGATCTCGTTACCCTCGATCTGCAGCGGATAGGAATGAAGCGCGTTGCGCACCAGATGCGTGACGCATTTGCCGCTCGCGCCGTCAAAGCCCCATTGATGGTGCGGGCAGGTGATCGTCTTGCCGTCGAACGTCGCCTCGCTCAGCGGCACGTCGGCATGCGGACAGCGGCCGCGCCACGCCGTCAGCTGGCCGCCCGCGGGCCACAGCAGCAGCACGCTCTTCTTGCCGACCTGATACAGGCCCATGCCGCCTTCGGAGATCGCGCTTGTCGGACAGACTGCAGTGAAAGCCATCGGATCGCCCGCTGATGATGCCGCTGCACATGCTCTCGCAAGTTCCGGACCAGCGGAAACAGCGCTCAGAATGGCGACATCAGGCAGATCGTTGTCGCAAACGCGACAAGTGCTGTCGCTTGACCCTGACGGCAAAACGCCGCCCGAGAGGGCGGCGCTGCTGTCGCGATCGCAATGTGGTTCGATGCCGAACTCTATTCCTTGCGCTCCGACGTCCAGCCTTTGTACTCGGCGACATTGTCGCGCGTGATCAGCTTCGACGGGAGCAACTCGACGGTGGAGGCCGGCTTCTGGCCATTGAGCAGCCCGACGCCGATCTGCACGGCGCGGCGGGCCATGAAGAACGGGTCCTGCGAGGCCGAAGCCTGGATCTGCTTGGTTGCGGGATCCTTCAACGCGGCCTCGATGTCGGGCGCGCCGTCGACGGAGGTGATGATGATCCCGGTGCGGCCTTGCTGGCGGGCGGCGAGATCGGTGCCGATCGCCTGCGGATCGTTGATCGCAAAGATCGCGTCGATCTTCGGGTAGCGCGTCAGATAGCCCTGCGCGACCGTGAGGCCGCCCTCGCGCGAAC is from Bradyrhizobium sp. ORS 285 and encodes:
- a CDS encoding helix-turn-helix domain-containing protein, with the translated sequence MRRSPGSAHSDRVLDVVAKGDPNGDHKSDLKDDATASPAVSALAASWRRSGHLHALDPATHAPSRRLTATEITVARERLGRLLAIAQASLDRLFLAVGGVGCSVLLADAEGTVLDRRGARGDDSTFEAWGLWTGAVWSERHEGTNAIGTCLVEKRPLTIDRGQHYLTRNSRLFCTTAPIFDEHGQLRAALDVSSCRTDLTEGFGRLIATTVADAARLIEAENFRQAFPQARIVLTPESEREINSLLAVDSNDLVVGATRAARRALGLSPSALARPVPASDLIKGGHSQGDDIDAAERAVLKRALARAGGNISKAAKELDMSRATLHRKMKRLGLER
- a CDS encoding methyl-accepting chemotaxis protein, with product MRLTSFAAIRSIQTKIALIAGVCLVLTCIVLIGYGLFSTQSMNQFVNREVMQLVDHQTKESLMNRAAAEANVIKAELEVGFDAARTMAHSFAVLADDKNGIDVASRRTQLNAVLRRVLELNPAFNGTYSAWEPGALDSNDAAFKGRKEAGSDQTGRFLPYWTRSAGGAIAVQPLVEYDSSERHPNGLVKGAWYINPSSTGKENILGPLPYIVQGKPVFLATMSVPVMIDGKFRGLAGADYNLDFVQTLATKMNASLFGGKGKVVILNDTGLVVADSADHDVIGKAATSADPRWTDSTAIVRSGKGTVQDDPNVANIDIYAPIRLGLTDTPWSVVISIPRHVVLAAAEQLDASLSGRSTTNTIWQLGVGVAITALAIFLIAVAARSIARPIQDCAVFADGIAKGDFNQSLTIEQADEVGALATSLKAMQGDLKRSIAQRAEDQAAADAERRRAMNVMADQFEASVGGIVETVSTASRTLETSAVTLTTTADQAEKLATTVAVASEQASTNVQSVASATEEMASSVTEISRRVQQSAQMANEAVTQARSTTGRVGELSKAAARIGDVVELINSIAGQTNLLALNATIEAARAGDAGRGFAVVATEVKALAEQTAKATGDIGQQIAGIQTATQESVAAIREISDTIERLSEISATIAAAVEEQGAATQEISRNVQQAAQGTQQVSSNITDVQRGATQTGTASSEVLSAAKLLSRDSGRLKDEVSKFLGSVRAS
- the aroQ gene encoding type II 3-dehydroquinate dehydratase, producing MSRLVYVLNGPNLNLLGKRQPEIYGHETLADVERDCRALATELGLEIRFHQSNREYELIDWIHEAREIAAAIVINPAAFTHTSVAILDALNTFDGAVIEVHISNVHKREEFRHHSFVSKRADGVIAGFGTQGYQLALRRVAKLLDDGKAGA
- a CDS encoding DUF3160 domain-containing protein gives rise to the protein MKIVSHALLAGCALLLAISGARAQAPLVDEAAAPSEPYQGPFAYDEEQIVVARSPAEAVSFDLPPGLALRDYEASPTGTEVAVIVEDASRRQQVAFWAFGRDGFSRRIDVPAQTRLASLTWHPQGKAVFLLATSDRGSQILKLDAKAASFTAQTVYSSAASLRRLVVGPRPYEVNGEKAPVLRLFFGEKLASGAYALRTVTETGKGLYTVVGPQRDAGKKEDEETPNTTIAPSALPLQFHPAGNQLVWEDGKKCLHKLSYGVDNWGKSAPFGRDCGHTLTYTPNGIATIDWQAGQPGIRIKGLIDGSDQPALGDYKLDSVPSQMPDGRGVIALTANGPTKTLRYLPISVPLADVANAWMYMESAADQQAFLRDRGLFRKLPELDQLFKLYDTESYQCGAPDTRVPTRPYFVTTDLFWELYSAAFDGLFIILEREQAAPAFARFVAAADAELARRHPGSRMAKAFAAAHAVLEGRSESNAEARLIVAASGSAQSLALQAPLDFAQFKPRGHYTTDAQKHYFGAVRYLSALPLSAEDTAMLRGLDAAVAKAATDWIAVYRPFIASSRLDLVWGGAASTIASHPDNSGTRLFPLSWGWDNEALDNVVDHAERPDAERITSRDGGSRLLPSGLDFAAIAGNRLAGELLSRDIATYPNLGNRIAAVRQRFAAAGGKSRSGLYDSWIAALATQWADSTTSSAVAGPVWNAKRLQTGLASWATLRHATVLVNDKTVAECGEGGFEAIVMQPPRGYVEPDPASFAAIADLFEATIAMVRDSRSLAADAAANARLRDGIIRRLTESRDTIRKYQGIAEKELKGAALSAEDYKLIQYVGRAAEHNFLIFSSLSNPQYALSNPDPMMKVVDVADAPSGTRELGVGRPLEWDQIVPHNGRAQIVKGGVYSYYEFASPQPIDDAQWRKMVDAQPRPDWVSRHLSANVLSCPARQP
- a CDS encoding CapA family protein encodes the protein MSGASAVMRSVLALLLTLSGVVAAEAAEPDAARLLFTGDIMLSRQVAREIDARRGLSPWHGLRDVLRRADVVVGNFEGTVGASEACDAPKELCFAVEPQLVPLLKDAGFTALGIANNHSGDLGAAGRKATREALQAAGLGAIGSAESPAFVKVRGRTLALISLNLVPGRDGQMDRIPSWQAAQKLRLARALADWVIVSVHWGKELADWVVPEQEAAATWLVAQGADLITGAHPHVVQPPACVDGKPVFYSLGNHVFDQKYPQTKRGLIADCEIKDDRLICSGLPTRTPDGSAYPAWTAEQDQPQATLAQCSVKPSAPLRVAGQAISPWIRDGEIASDRLVLEGRAEASRWRTPPRALLSAEAGRLVADQPPLLFTLERHASPIDGEDGPRPYVYEVTPHGLVAKWRGSALAWPLLDAVLIADAAGQSYLCALHRGDSFIMLDTATPSATRTQVYAWNGFGFTGVSDDTLAARCAGRFDPRRLSE